In Opitutaceae bacterium TAV5, one genomic interval encodes:
- a CDS encoding N-terminal cleavage protein: MTAGFTLIELLAVIAIIGILAAIILGTIGSVRKKAHQVRCISNLRQVGIAMLAYVSDNKDKLPGPIYTKVLAEYGWKEYTALPARLAPYMGYPDPEKPGAGVRVKFPLLHCPSRGIEDSMSIGTFAVQCNLDTAKSPNGSKRAFGEPDTANPRLFDPPGGVRPLRYSELEAAGGGASRTWALVEVDQTIPYSEVKGQTGWYNALPKTPPHGNKRTTLWFDGRVNLLAEWPVRY, translated from the coding sequence ATGACCGCCGGTTTCACCCTCATCGAACTCCTCGCCGTCATCGCCATTATCGGGATCCTCGCCGCCATCATCCTCGGGACCATCGGCAGCGTCCGCAAAAAAGCGCATCAGGTCCGCTGCATCTCCAATCTCCGTCAGGTCGGCATCGCCATGCTCGCCTACGTGAGCGACAATAAAGACAAGCTCCCCGGTCCCATCTATACCAAAGTCCTGGCCGAATATGGATGGAAAGAATACACCGCCCTCCCTGCCCGGCTCGCTCCCTACATGGGGTATCCGGATCCTGAAAAACCCGGCGCGGGCGTGCGGGTAAAATTCCCCCTCCTGCACTGCCCCTCCCGCGGCATCGAAGACTCCATGTCCATCGGCACCTTCGCCGTCCAGTGTAACCTCGACACCGCCAAATCACCCAACGGCAGCAAACGTGCCTTCGGAGAACCCGATACCGCCAACCCCCGGCTCTTCGATCCCCCCGGAGGCGTGCGCCCGCTCCGTTACTCCGAACTGGAAGCCGCAGGTGGCGGAGCCTCCCGTACCTGGGCACTCGTGGAGGTGGACCAGACTATCCCTTATTCTGAAGTCAAAGGACAAACCGGCTGGTATAACGCCCTGCCCAAGACTCCTCCGCACGGCAACAAGCGCACCACCCTCTGGTTCGACGGACGTGTAAATCTTCTCGCCGAGTGGCCCGTCCGCTACTGA
- a CDS encoding AraC family transcriptional regulator, whose amino-acid sequence MGRLPGAGRRRRRWRPVLCRRQGGRRVAGDFCVMASFLVSSPWLVPVPAAPRSSVLFQRVEQVEAARVAERHRHDFWQLEWARSGEWALETDAGEMRLKAGALVLFPPGTWHAFRYPGRGESFLSVKFHVENAPALPARMLPVPPGRFYRAWRGCLGALLAEEPAPRNRYVLAGLLDSLLARLLAWDTREERLPGCVRRALEHIGANAGRSLTVAETARVAGVAPGYLAGVFREATGLTVKQAIDRQRMELARSLLRYSECSVSQIADQLGFGDVFTFSRFFKKHEGLSPRRFLTWAE is encoded by the coding sequence ATGGGAAGGCTTCCGGGAGCCGGTCGGCGGAGGAGACGGTGGCGCCCGGTCTTGTGTCGCCGCCAGGGAGGGCGCAGGGTGGCGGGTGATTTTTGTGTCATGGCCTCATTCCTGGTTTCTTCTCCGTGGCTTGTTCCTGTGCCGGCAGCGCCCCGCTCCTCGGTGCTGTTTCAGCGGGTGGAGCAGGTTGAGGCGGCGCGGGTGGCGGAGCGGCACCGGCATGATTTCTGGCAACTGGAGTGGGCACGGAGCGGGGAGTGGGCGCTGGAAACGGATGCCGGCGAGATGCGCCTGAAAGCGGGGGCGCTGGTTCTGTTTCCGCCGGGGACGTGGCACGCATTTCGGTATCCGGGGCGGGGAGAGTCGTTCCTTTCCGTGAAATTCCATGTGGAGAACGCGCCCGCTTTGCCGGCGCGGATGTTACCGGTGCCCCCAGGTCGCTTTTACCGGGCATGGCGCGGGTGTCTGGGGGCGCTGCTGGCGGAGGAGCCGGCGCCGCGCAACCGGTATGTCCTGGCGGGGTTGCTCGACAGTTTGCTGGCGCGCTTGCTGGCGTGGGATACGCGGGAGGAGCGCCTGCCGGGTTGCGTGCGGCGGGCGCTGGAGCATATCGGCGCGAATGCGGGCCGGTCGCTTACGGTGGCCGAAACAGCAAGGGTGGCGGGCGTGGCTCCGGGTTATCTGGCGGGTGTGTTTCGCGAAGCGACAGGCCTGACGGTGAAACAGGCCATCGACCGCCAGCGGATGGAACTGGCGAGGTCGCTGCTGCGCTATTCGGAGTGCTCGGTCAGCCAGATCGCGGACCAGTTGGGGTTTGGGGATGTGTTCACGTTTTCCCGGTTCTTCAAAAAACACGAGGGGCTGAGCCCACGGCGGTTTCTGACATGGGCAGAATAA
- a CDS encoding xylose isomerase, which produces MSSPLSDFRPVFAPSSSTGPTLPPLAVFTKPWHEPLHALAGRMAALGVDGVELPVRPGFPVTPENVATMLPEAVRVFRERGLRIFSVAGEPDAALARVCAAAGVPVIRVCLRVNDGETYPDAEARWRRRFDELRPVLDETGVCIGVQNHCGNWLPHAMAIREVCRGFAPRQVAAVWDAAHAALCGEPPAMGLDLVASHLCMVNLKNAQWVRHGGGGSRAASGEGRDGMEVAEWKIGWCRGGEGIASWPGVAAELARRRFAGPVCLTAEYSDPTSVDRFIAEDVRLARGLLAAAYAEART; this is translated from the coding sequence ATGTCATCGCCTCTTTCGGATTTTCGTCCGGTTTTTGCCCCGTCGTCATCGACTGGCCCGACTCTGCCGCCGCTGGCGGTTTTTACAAAACCATGGCATGAACCGTTGCACGCACTTGCCGGACGGATGGCTGCGCTCGGTGTGGATGGCGTGGAGTTGCCCGTGCGGCCGGGGTTTCCGGTGACGCCGGAGAATGTTGCGACGATGTTGCCGGAAGCGGTGCGTGTATTCAGGGAACGGGGACTGCGGATTTTCAGCGTGGCGGGCGAACCGGATGCGGCGCTCGCGCGGGTGTGCGCTGCGGCGGGTGTGCCGGTGATCCGGGTATGCCTGCGCGTGAACGACGGGGAAACTTATCCTGATGCGGAGGCGCGCTGGCGGCGGCGATTCGACGAATTGCGTCCGGTGCTGGACGAAACGGGTGTGTGCATCGGCGTGCAGAATCATTGCGGGAACTGGCTGCCGCACGCGATGGCGATCCGGGAGGTGTGCAGGGGGTTCGCGCCTCGTCAGGTGGCGGCCGTGTGGGATGCAGCCCATGCGGCGTTGTGCGGAGAGCCGCCGGCCATGGGGCTGGATCTCGTGGCGTCGCACCTGTGCATGGTGAATCTGAAGAACGCACAATGGGTGCGGCATGGCGGAGGTGGATCGAGAGCGGCGAGCGGGGAAGGGCGGGACGGAATGGAGGTGGCGGAGTGGAAGATCGGGTGGTGCCGGGGCGGTGAAGGCATCGCGTCATGGCCGGGCGTCGCGGCGGAACTGGCGAGGCGTCGGTTTGCCGGGCCGGTCTGTCTGACGGCGGAGTATTCCGACCCGACATCGGTGGATCGTTTCATCGCGGAGGATGTGCGGCTTGCCCGCGGGCTGCTGGCGGCGGCGTATGCGGAGGCGCGGACATGA
- a CDS encoding transcriptional regulator, giving the protein MRTPPRPITQAQIARKAGISQAAVSAILSGTGGGTLTVSDETRQRVLAIAEKLGYVSRKTASRAGSNTRNVLIVCPQGPRQATNEEWIENTYQTLMGKVLTTASQQLNEQDFTLSVFHLGESTRLTQWLAESDVRGVLWHAADTDTALLHWVASRVPLVLLNRERRSATPMDVVSIDQEMNIRMAAEHLWSLGHRRIATFGHCPDNSFFRARVNAWRQFTEERDIRNYTEFQKISDASDRPALEKVDEIIATWKNLGTDAPTALITSDVFALPLLHRAAIAGIAVPRQLSVVGIDNTSACPLMTPALTSLDQPFEEMTRVAVDLLLHRMAGSAGGDSPSQNVRIAPRLVIRRSVHDLSARPPATTARTTARPRAATTT; this is encoded by the coding sequence ATGCGAACCCCTCCACGCCCAATCACGCAGGCCCAGATCGCCCGCAAGGCCGGCATCAGCCAGGCCGCCGTTTCCGCCATTCTCTCCGGCACCGGCGGCGGCACCCTGACCGTCAGCGACGAGACCCGCCAGCGTGTCCTGGCCATCGCCGAAAAGCTCGGCTACGTCTCCCGCAAGACCGCCTCCCGTGCCGGCAGCAACACCCGCAACGTCCTCATCGTCTGCCCCCAGGGCCCCCGCCAGGCCACCAACGAAGAGTGGATCGAAAACACCTACCAGACCCTCATGGGCAAGGTCCTCACCACGGCCAGCCAGCAACTCAACGAACAGGATTTCACCCTCTCCGTCTTTCACCTCGGCGAGTCCACCCGCCTCACCCAGTGGCTGGCCGAGTCCGACGTCCGGGGCGTTCTCTGGCACGCCGCCGACACCGACACCGCTCTCCTTCACTGGGTGGCTTCGCGCGTTCCCCTTGTCCTGCTCAACCGTGAACGCCGCTCCGCCACCCCGATGGATGTCGTCAGCATCGACCAGGAAATGAACATCCGCATGGCCGCCGAACATCTCTGGTCTCTCGGCCACCGTCGCATCGCCACCTTCGGCCATTGTCCCGACAACTCCTTCTTCCGCGCCCGCGTCAACGCCTGGCGCCAGTTCACCGAGGAGCGCGACATCCGCAACTACACCGAATTCCAGAAGATCTCCGACGCCTCCGACCGTCCGGCTCTGGAAAAGGTCGATGAAATCATCGCCACCTGGAAAAACCTCGGCACCGACGCGCCCACCGCGCTCATCACGAGCGATGTATTCGCGCTCCCGTTACTCCATCGCGCCGCCATCGCCGGCATCGCCGTCCCCCGCCAGCTCAGTGTCGTCGGCATCGACAACACCTCCGCCTGCCCGCTCATGACCCCTGCCCTCACCTCCCTCGACCAGCCCTTCGAGGAGATGACCCGCGTGGCGGTCGATCTTCTCCTCCACCGCATGGCCGGCTCCGCCGGCGGCGACAGTCCCTCGCAAAACGTGCGCATCGCGCCCCGCCTCGTCATCCGTCGCTCCGTGCACGATCTCTCGGCCCGGCCGCCGGCGACGACGGCCAGAACCACCGCACGTCCCCGGGCCGCCACCACCACCTGA
- a CDS encoding glycosyltransferase family 1, translated as MKKQNLRPLLLITSLILAVPAAMAADTIGWWRFEDASNLGRDYSGNNLHLTASSTPPAQVNTPFGSTVPLTGDANTKAISLDSSGTVKNYLNIADSPVFNFQSFTIEANISISSFNGSNPAIIASQFGYESGANANANWLFGVKTTGELYLRLGNSANQGTSYNDLNSGLFLTTGANAKNYYVGASVIADDSGTTAVFYLQDLSAGGDVQSVIKTASLKALATASTAPFVIGTSSNKDGGIYEYRNFGGTIDEVRLTNGVLTQDQLLASAAPVPEPSTWAALAAGFILAATLVIRRRH; from the coding sequence ATGAAAAAACAAAACCTCCGTCCCCTCCTTCTCATCACCAGCCTCATCCTCGCCGTCCCCGCCGCCATGGCCGCGGACACCATCGGCTGGTGGCGCTTCGAAGACGCTTCCAACCTCGGCCGCGATTATTCCGGGAACAATCTTCACCTCACCGCCAGTTCCACTCCTCCCGCCCAGGTCAATACCCCCTTCGGCAGCACCGTCCCCCTGACTGGCGACGCCAATACCAAAGCCATCAGCCTCGACAGTTCCGGCACCGTCAAAAACTACCTCAACATCGCGGATAGCCCTGTCTTCAACTTCCAATCCTTCACCATCGAAGCCAACATCAGCATCAGCTCATTTAACGGCAGCAACCCCGCCATCATCGCCAGCCAGTTCGGCTACGAATCAGGTGCCAATGCCAACGCCAACTGGCTCTTCGGCGTCAAAACCACTGGTGAACTTTACTTGCGCCTCGGAAACTCCGCCAATCAGGGCACCTCCTACAACGACCTCAACTCCGGTCTCTTCCTGACGACCGGGGCCAACGCGAAAAACTACTACGTGGGAGCCAGCGTCATTGCCGACGACTCCGGCACCACCGCCGTCTTTTACCTTCAAGACCTGAGCGCCGGAGGCGACGTTCAGTCTGTCATCAAAACGGCCTCACTCAAAGCTCTTGCCACCGCCTCCACCGCCCCCTTCGTCATCGGCACCAGTTCCAACAAGGACGGTGGCATTTATGAATACCGCAACTTCGGCGGCACCATTGACGAAGTCCGCCTCACCAACGGCGTGCTCACGCAGGACCAGCTTCTCGCCAGTGCTGCACCTGTTCCCGAACCCTCCACCTGGGCCGCGCTCGCCGCCGGATTTATCCTGGCCGCCACGCTTGTCATCCGCCGACGCCATTAA
- a CDS encoding peptidoglycan-binding protein, with protein MFGAKRPPFHRTHTITRAAPESPVMILRILSALHLTASLAVAGLFAAGAITRASPASGQPWQSALVHYDSATGALRYTADAEGNRIPDFSHAGYRGADVSLPDIPTIPVLATLEPAPGDNTARLQAALDALADHPIDPATGRRGALLLAPGIYELRSTVHIRHSGIVLLGSGSGDDPAHDTLLRRTGADPNPVLMAGGAGRHDKFRTPVPGTRTDIVTPRVTVGSRTFAVADAAPFSTGDTVVVEHPVTDSWIQTVDGGGTDTDPAWQIGEREAEMTIRYLRHIVAIDRDGTTGQPTLTLDAPVYNHLDRALSQSTVYQYDTAPFLTEIGVARLRIDIETAGEESEDHAKDALVFRRALDCWARDVTALHFVAAGIKFGPDFARGTALDCRALDPHSLVTGARRYNFCVFQAQLVLFENCHATHARHAFISNGTTLDSGIVFLDCSSDSSTAPSEGHRRWPQALLFDGLTTRNPVGNPAILGLYNRGSWGTGHGWAAAHSVAWRCDTDGRRLIIQKPPTAQNYAIGCSGNVESKGYFPQPAGHIEGSNRPGLEPRSLYRAQLAARIRSVTTNP; from the coding sequence ATGTTCGGCGCAAAGCGCCCCCCCTTTCACCGCACACACACCATCACCCGTGCCGCTCCCGAAAGCCCCGTCATGATCTTGCGAATACTCTCCGCTCTTCACCTGACCGCCAGCCTCGCTGTCGCCGGCCTCTTCGCCGCCGGCGCCATCACCCGGGCGTCACCGGCCTCCGGCCAGCCGTGGCAATCCGCTCTCGTCCATTACGACTCCGCCACCGGCGCGCTCCGCTACACCGCCGACGCCGAAGGCAACCGCATCCCGGATTTCAGCCATGCCGGCTACCGGGGAGCCGACGTCTCCCTTCCCGACATCCCCACCATTCCTGTCCTTGCGACCCTCGAACCCGCTCCCGGCGACAACACCGCCCGGCTCCAGGCCGCGCTCGACGCGCTCGCCGACCACCCGATCGACCCCGCCACCGGACGCCGCGGCGCTCTCCTCCTCGCTCCGGGCATCTACGAACTCCGCTCCACCGTCCATATCCGTCACTCCGGCATCGTCCTGCTCGGCTCCGGTTCGGGCGACGATCCGGCGCACGACACCCTCCTCCGCCGCACCGGCGCCGACCCCAACCCCGTCCTCATGGCCGGCGGCGCCGGCCGGCACGACAAATTCCGCACGCCTGTCCCCGGCACCCGCACCGACATCGTCACGCCGCGCGTCACTGTCGGCTCCCGCACCTTCGCCGTCGCCGACGCGGCCCCCTTCTCCACCGGAGACACCGTCGTCGTCGAACATCCCGTAACTGACTCATGGATACAGACTGTCGACGGCGGAGGCACCGACACCGATCCTGCCTGGCAGATCGGCGAACGCGAAGCCGAGATGACCATCCGCTATCTCCGCCACATCGTCGCCATCGACCGCGACGGCACCACCGGGCAGCCCACGCTCACGCTCGACGCTCCCGTCTACAACCACCTCGACCGCGCTCTCAGCCAAAGCACGGTTTACCAATACGACACGGCCCCGTTCCTCACCGAAATCGGCGTCGCCCGTCTCCGCATCGACATCGAAACCGCCGGTGAAGAGTCCGAAGACCACGCCAAAGACGCCCTCGTTTTCCGGCGCGCCCTCGATTGCTGGGCGCGCGACGTCACCGCACTCCATTTCGTCGCCGCCGGCATCAAGTTCGGCCCCGACTTCGCCCGCGGCACCGCGCTCGATTGCCGCGCCCTCGATCCCCATTCCCTCGTCACCGGCGCCCGCCGCTACAATTTCTGCGTGTTCCAGGCCCAGCTTGTCCTCTTCGAAAACTGCCACGCCACCCACGCCCGCCATGCCTTCATCAGCAACGGCACCACCCTCGATTCCGGCATCGTCTTTCTCGACTGCTCCAGCGACTCCTCCACTGCTCCCTCCGAGGGGCACCGCCGCTGGCCGCAAGCCCTGCTCTTCGACGGGCTCACCACGCGCAATCCCGTCGGCAACCCCGCCATCCTCGGCCTCTACAATCGCGGCAGCTGGGGCACCGGCCACGGCTGGGCCGCCGCCCACTCCGTCGCCTGGCGCTGCGACACCGACGGCCGCCGCCTCATCATCCAGAAGCCGCCCACCGCGCAAAACTACGCCATCGGCTGCTCCGGCAACGTGGAGAGCAAAGGCTATTTCCCGCAACCCGCCGGCCATATCGAAGGCAGCAACCGCCCCGGCCTCGAACCGCGCTCCCTTTACCGCGCCCAGCTCGCCGCCCGTATCCGCTCCGTGACTACAAACCCGTAA
- a CDS encoding hydrolase GDSL, producing MRHLPALLLTVLVFIVSPAHAATADLFRDGDRWAVVGDSVTQNGYYHTWIAVYYATRFPDRAIDIFNCGISGDSAAGALRRYDWDIAAKKPTVATVMLGMNDVNRNLYAELPSGSTEPSPDILKRRADALAAYRKNMTQLIARLQADGARVQLLTPSIYDETMQSDRAAANLPGVNSLALADCAQFARDTAAASDGKIGLIEIHRPMTTLNAKLQQADPAFTLVGPDRVHPRQAGHFVMAYYFLQSQGAPAEVSHVAIDASGANPRVTRVRNATVTALTRTAADGAATLTFTVNAAALPCPVEKNATPALDYIPFTDDLNRETLVVESLAPGNYTLAIDQQIIRTWTAAELATGVNLATLPGTPQAKQAAGVLELVMQWRALVAHGDRGVAQVEHFHLRDVAHPVSFDDVRARLEALVEKWNGSDNRMDNYNRGVVQRYLKMKPQEAETQTRIRALVEQIRVAARPQPHVYRLTPASG from the coding sequence ATGCGTCACCTCCCCGCCCTGCTGCTCACAGTTCTCGTTTTCATTGTCTCCCCTGCCCACGCCGCCACCGCCGATCTCTTTCGCGACGGCGACCGCTGGGCTGTCGTCGGCGACAGCGTCACGCAGAACGGATACTACCACACCTGGATCGCCGTTTATTACGCCACCCGTTTCCCCGACCGCGCCATCGACATCTTCAACTGCGGCATCTCCGGCGACTCCGCCGCCGGCGCGCTCCGTCGCTACGACTGGGACATCGCTGCAAAAAAACCCACCGTCGCCACCGTCATGCTCGGCATGAACGACGTGAACCGCAACCTCTACGCCGAACTCCCCTCAGGCTCCACCGAACCTTCGCCCGACATCCTCAAACGTCGCGCCGACGCGCTCGCCGCGTACCGGAAGAACATGACACAGCTCATCGCCCGCCTCCAGGCCGACGGCGCGCGCGTGCAGCTCCTCACCCCGTCGATCTACGACGAAACCATGCAGAGCGACCGTGCCGCGGCAAACCTCCCCGGCGTCAACAGCCTTGCCCTCGCCGACTGCGCGCAGTTCGCCCGCGACACCGCCGCCGCCAGTGACGGCAAGATCGGCCTCATCGAGATCCATCGTCCCATGACCACGCTCAACGCGAAACTCCAGCAGGCCGATCCCGCCTTCACCCTCGTTGGCCCCGACCGCGTCCATCCGCGTCAGGCCGGCCACTTCGTCATGGCCTACTATTTCCTGCAAAGCCAGGGCGCCCCTGCCGAAGTCTCGCACGTCGCCATCGATGCTTCCGGCGCCAATCCCCGCGTCACCAGGGTCCGCAACGCCACCGTCACCGCCCTCACCCGGACAGCCGCCGATGGCGCCGCCACCCTGACTTTCACCGTCAACGCCGCCGCCCTTCCCTGTCCGGTCGAAAAAAACGCCACGCCCGCCCTCGATTACATCCCCTTCACCGACGACCTCAACCGCGAGACCCTCGTCGTCGAGAGTCTCGCGCCCGGCAACTACACCCTGGCCATCGACCAGCAGATCATCCGTACCTGGACCGCCGCCGAACTCGCCACCGGCGTCAACCTCGCCACCCTGCCCGGGACTCCCCAGGCAAAACAGGCCGCCGGGGTGCTCGAACTCGTCATGCAGTGGCGCGCCCTCGTCGCGCACGGCGATCGCGGCGTCGCCCAGGTCGAACACTTCCACCTTCGCGACGTCGCCCATCCCGTCAGCTTTGACGACGTCCGCGCCCGCCTCGAAGCCCTCGTCGAAAAATGGAACGGCAGCGACAACCGCATGGACAACTACAACCGCGGCGTCGTGCAACGTTACCTGAAAATGAAACCGCAGGAGGCCGAAACGCAGACCCGCATCCGTGCCCTCGTCGAACAAATCCGCGTCGCCGCCCGCCCCCAACCGCACGTTTACAGGCTGACGCCCGCCTCCGGCTGA